In Marmota flaviventris isolate mMarFla1 chromosome 17, mMarFla1.hap1, whole genome shotgun sequence, a single genomic region encodes these proteins:
- the B3gntl1 gene encoding queuosine-tRNA galactosyltransferase isoform X3, whose amino-acid sequence MPTWFCSRAWFSHVGPFDEGGQVSVESEAWGRVRKWPSPVSCEQRPQPLESRSFRLQLRALRGSAGLHRAGRGPAAHHGLPLPGHHPRQEPAQEPGQPHLPPSLCSDTHPPCGSVLSRTPFPTVCRGSMAGLGDPQPPLLQALGLRLWGSRVSPGPAVLFPGPSLQQPWASQPPGLEAVSQALCPAGGVHAAPPPPSPWPPWATAIAQPQLQAVSSARVPLSTCLAGLPVLSPQGVPEDLLFFYQHLRKGGRVLRVDQTLLLYRYHPHAATLSVLETTIWTHRVCFLEEWALPQWASFTIWNAGKQGRRLYRSLTAVSRCKVVAFCDVDENKIRKGFYRYEEAQERPKPRVPVLHFRAARPPFVLCVKLDLTGGEFEENLRSLQLQEGRDFVHFS is encoded by the exons ATGCCCACTTGGTTCTGCTCACGAGCCTGGTTTTCCCACGTGGGTCCATTTGACGAGGGTGGGCAGGTGAGTGTGGAAAGCGAGGCCTGGGGCAGGGTTAGGAAGTGGCCTTCACCAGTCTCCTGTGAGCAGCGTCCACAGCCCCTGGAGTCTCGCAGCTTCCGGCTCCAGTTGAGAGCCCTGCGTGGAAGTGCAGGGCTGcacagagctgggaggggccctgcTGCCCATCATGGCCTCCCTCTGCCTGGACACCACCCCAGACAGGAGCCGGCCCAGGAGCCGGGCCAGCCCCACCTGCCACCTTCTCTCTGCTCTGACACCCACCCTCCCTGTGGGTCGGTTCTGAGCCGAACCCCCTTCCCCACTGTGTGCCGAGGGAGCATGGCTGGGCTCGGGGACCCTCAGCCACCTCTGCTCCAGGCTCTGGGTCTGCGACTGTGGGGAAGCCGAGTGTCCCCAGGGCCTGCGGTCCTGTTCCCAGGCCCCTCGCTGCAGCAGCCTTGGGCGTCCCAGCCACCTGGCCTCGAGGCCGTGTCTCAGGCCCTCTGCCCAGCTGGGGGTGTTCAcgccgcccccccgccccccagcccctggcctcccTGGGCCACCGCCATCGCCCAGCCCCAGCTGCAGGCTGTCAGCAGCGCCCGAGTCCCGCTCAGCACATGCCTGGCTGGGCTGCCGGTCCTCTCCCCACAGGGCGTGCCGGAGGACCTGCTGTTCTTCTACCAGCACCTCAGGAAGGGGGGCAGGGTCCTCCGGGTGGACCAGACCCTGCTCCTGTACCGCTACCACCCCCATGCGGCCACGCTCTCCGTGCTTGA GACGACCATCTGGACCCACCGTGTCTGCTTCCTGGAGGAGTGGGCCCTGCCCCAGTGGGCGTCCTTCACCATCTGGAACGCGGGCAAGCAGGGACGCAGACTGTATCGCAGCCTCACGGCTGTCAGCCGCTGCAAG GTGGTGGCCTTCTGCGACGTGGACGAGAACAAGATCAGGAAAGGCTTCTACCGCTACGAGGAGGCTCAG GAAAGGCCCAAGCCACGTGTTCCTGTCCTGCACTTCAGAGCTGCGCGGCCACCCTTCGTCCTCTGTGTGAAGCTG GACCTCACCGGGGGCGAGTTTGAAGAGAACCTCCGGTCGCTGCAGCTGCAGGAGGGCCGGGACTTTGTGCATTTCAGCTGA